The Musa acuminata AAA Group cultivar baxijiao chromosome BXJ3-6, Cavendish_Baxijiao_AAA, whole genome shotgun sequence region CCATCTCACTTAACCGGCTCCATCGATAACTCACAAAGCAAGCCAACTTTAACAGCTTCAATTAGTTAATCTGACACTCCATATTGGACTAGGGAAGCACAATTGGGAGCCTTGTTTGATCCTGGATTGCACCAAGGTGAGAGAAGAGACGAAGTCCCTTCCCTTCCGAACTAGGGGCTGAGAGCCCATAGTCAGCTTGGAATTAGGGGTTGGTAACAGTCTGTAGTTGCCCAGACCTGGAGGGCTGAGCTGGCAATCAAGATTTTAAAAGACCCCATAGAGAAGTATTTGGCCAAAGAAAACCAGGGTATTCTCAGGGTATTTTGGTATTAATTTAGAGTAAGTCTGATACGGTCAGAAATTAGGCAATAATAACTTCTATGAAAATCACTGCAGGTATCTTTGGCACATCTTCTTGCTATTTATCACAGCAATATTTTATTTTCCCTTATATTAATTTCCTGGAGGCCCTTTCTCTTCCTCTAATAACATTTTATCAAATTAAAGAAACCCCGATCAGATGGGACGGGTCCTAGAGAGGTGTTCTAAACTTGAGGAAGCTTGGACATGATCCAATCATTGAGCTTTTTAACATCCATGATGATCCAATGCCAAGTTGGTGTTCCCTTCATCTGACCAGATAGAGCCTCAAAATTACTCAGCATGATCAACTCTTCACTTGGTCATCATCAAACTAGGATCATGCCTCGAAACTCACTTTTATCTTTTCAacatcttaaaaagaaaaatcaatgaTAAAAATCTCACATGAGATACGAACCGCTGAACAGTATATCATGGCTTGCACAACTATGTAGAGGAAGTGCTGAGGATTGGAGGAATCACTGAGTTATAAAATGTTAGGGAACACATGTTATCTAAAGACTTCCAAGATTGACAGCTACCAATCTAGATAAAAACATCATCACCAGCTTTGGTCAGTTGAGTGGATCAATCTAAAGCATTCTGACATGGATCAACTGACCTACTGTGGATCAACCTACAACTAAGAAAACCTCCTCGAATTTTGCTTCTTCGGGCCTCTAACCTCCACTTACAAGAATCCTCCCCCTAGATTTGATGCACCCAGTGAAGATAAGAAGTCTATGTCAACATCTGAATGTAGATTTATGGTACTTTGCAATGCTATTGGAAGCATATGCAATATTGTTCCATACTTCTTTATCATCATCTATTAGACAAAACCATGTAGTATAATACTTTATTACATAACATCTTTAGCCTAGATTGCTTTTGGTTCGTGCGTTCCCTTTTCTAATTTTCCTTAGCTTTCTCTCTCCAAAAAGTTCCCATTTCACTaatcttttaaattaattttcCGTTGAACCAATCCAATGATTCAAAATGGATGATTCTGTTCAATCTAGATCCTACTTCCATCATCCATCCTGACCTTTCAGATATTGTGTTCAACAGCAATAAAGAAATGTTATCCTGTACATTAGTCGAAACACAGAGTACTCTCTAAATCTATGCATCAACTGTCGACGAGATATTATCATGTTAATAAGAGAAAATATTACACACAGTTATCTTTTAGCTTTATTTGATGAAAGACAATAAAGAATCAAGGATTTTGAGTTGACATTGGCCTCTATGATATTATATGCATTCTCAGAGAGATGATTCACATACCACAGGAATTGTAAATTCACCATTGGCAACCAGACATGTTCTTCCTGAGCCAACTGCACCCTCACCATAACCTCGAACACTACCAATTCCACCAAGGGCAAATGCTTGATATGGTGCCATGTCCCCGACAATCGATCCACCTGTCAAGCTATTAGATAGAGAAAACAGATGGTAAGAGTTGCTTATGATAATATGCCAATGTAAAATGGGAAAGAAAAATATTACAGGTATTAAATACCTCGTGACCAAAAAAGTTGACCCCAGTTTAAATCCCTTTGAAGCAACAATCTTGAATCGGTTAAAAATGAGCCACTTCGACAAAAGAGGTAGTCCTTGTTCCATTTGAAAATTGAACTGATGCATAGAGATCTATTAGGATGACTATTAGAAGAGGAACTAATAGATGAGAATATCATCTACTTACTTTGGTAAATCTATCATCATTGGCAATTGCATATTGTGATTCTTGCTTCAGAACAATCATATTATCATAAGACCTGCCACTGCATCAGAGGATATACTGATGAGCAAATGATGACTAGATTATAAAGTGACAGCTGATGAGGAAGTTTGGTACCTGGAAGTTATGGGAAAACCATCCATATCCCTGTTTATTGTATGGCCGTCATTATTCAGAGGACGGACATGCTGCATATAAATgccaaattaaaaaaaagatcatAATGTTTCCGAGGTAATTCCTCACAAAAAGCACGAAGACAACAGAAATGACACAATTTAATCATGGTTCCCATTGATTAGGAAGGTCCAAAAGGCCAAATTTATGTAAATATAAAGCAATGAGAATTTCTTTGCTACAGGTTACATGATTTAAATCTCAATAATGCCCACTTTGGAGAGTGATAATCACCTCAAATTTGATGCTAGTTTTGCTGCTCCAATGGGAAGTAGAAGGCTCACTGAAATCAACACCTACTGAGGAGCGGCTCAGGTTGACACCACCACTCCCTGAACGAGTGAAATGATCCACAGGCAACCCATGCACCGCAATCTCAGGAGCCACTGAATGCTGAATGACAGTAAGCAACAACCCGGGTAAGAAGCAATGCAGGAGTACACATCAAGAATTTATCGACAATGATATCAATTCAATCCTTGGAGAAGACTACTCCAAGTGGGACGTGATAATAAAGTGACAGGAGAAGAATAAAAATCACCAACAACTTTCTTCTTTCGCCCTCTTAAAAATTTCTCTTCGGCACATATATAGACGTAAAAAAGCAAGGAAGACTCAACATGAAACATGAACCTGAATGGTAAATGACTGCTGCGACAGCCAATCAGGCCTCGGACGCCTGAATGCTATGAGAATGTTGAAATCATCAATGCCTTTGTCCCACAACACGTCCAACTTCTCGTTTCTTCCAAAGAGGTTGGGGTGTTTGATGGAAAGCCTAACAAAACAAAAACGAAAACAAGAAACCAATGTAAGCAAAATAGCCAACTTTTCCTtctaaaaattcatccttttgCATAACTAACGACGAGTACCTCGCGATAACCTGTGAAAAGGGGTTGCTGGATTGCCTAAACATCATAACAAAATAGGATTTTCGTCAATGTGCTATGAGAAACAATGGACCTTGAGTGGATGGAGAAGAAGTACCTGATATGAGGAAACAACAGCGCTCCACACAGCTTCTGAGTGAGGTCCACATTGAAATCTATCTTAGCTGAGTAACATTACACCACCAACACCAAATTTTCGATCAGAAACAGAACATTCGGAATCCAATAAAAGGAAAACCGGCGACGAGAACTCGAGCAGGAACCAACCATTACGGGCATGAATGCTCTTCTGAGCACCCATCAACGCTCACGAGGTCGGCAGCGCACGGATGCGTCTCTCCTCATCCGACCCGCATGCCGCGCCTCCGGGGGGTGGAAAGTGGGGGCGGAAGTGGCCTACCAGTGGCGTTCTTCGCGGGGAAGAAGACGGGGCTCGGCAGAAGCAAGGCGGCGGCAGGCGAAGAGACCATGAGAGGCTGCGGAGTCGGTGCGAGCCCGCCGCCGATTTGTTTGGGGTTTCGGGATGCTTTTCGTGGGCTGAGGTGAGGGGAATGTGGAATCGCTTCCTTGGATGGGCGTTCACGACGAGGCCGAGTCTCCCCGCGGCCAAGGCAAGGATGATATCTTCACCCCGTGTCGGGTTTAACCGATACGGGACAATACTTCCGATATATCGGTATGTCATTCAATCTTGTATGAAACGGTTCATCAGTCGGACATATCGGATCGGATGAGATGAAAACGGAGGAAGGTTTCCTGCTCTTTTATAGTCTGAAGGGTATTTTTGGAAAGCCAGcagtctgtgtgtgtgtgtatatatatatatatatatatatatatataatagaataaaaGTTTCATGGGTTTGACTCGATCGATCACTGCTAAGAATTCTGCTAATTTCATGTGAAATTGTTTGAGAAACTTCAAAGCATCTTTCTCCCCTTTGACCACCCTATTTTTGATCTAAGAAGAAGCAAGGAAGAGCAAATTGCCTTCTTTTCTTGGTGCAGGGTTGGCTATACGATTTGTCGCCCATCGACATAATTGTGATCGTAGGTGAAGAATAAGCTGCTCATGTTTCAGTCATCATCGTCCACAAGAAGAAGCAAGAATTCATATGAGCAAGAAATGTTCACCACCATAATAAGTAGATCTACAAACAtcgagagggagaagaaagaaatccATATGAAcgaacaaaagaaaacaaaatcgaAGAAAAGATAGCCATGAGGACATCGAAAGCAGCAGAAACATAAGTCGTGGAAgatggaagaggagggaggaggaaagcTGTGATCACTTCTTGGTGAGAGAGAGGACGGTGGGGAGGACGATGATgaggatgatgatgaggaggaggatgatGGCGATGCAGGTCCACTTGCGGGTGTTCTTCTGGTAGACGCGGGCGGTGGTGAGATTGTCGGTGCCGTGGCGGACGAAGGACTGGGCGCGGCCGACGTTGCTCTCGATGTCGTCCAGCTGCTGCCCCTGCGCCTCCACCAGCACCGCCATGTCCATGAACACCTGCTGTAGCTCCAGCAGGCTGCGCTCCAGCTCCGCCACCGCCCCGTGCCGCTCCTGGATCTCCGCCACCACGTCCAGCACCCGCCCCCTCCCCTGCTCCTCGATGGCCCGCTGCAGGAACCGCTCCCCCTCCCCCGTCGCCACCAGCGCGTCCACCGTCGCCTCGTCGGGCGACTCCCCCGTGACGGTGTAGTAGCGCCGCCCCACCGTCTCCCGGTACTCGGCCGCGATCCGGCGGCGGAGCTCCGCGAAGGCTTCCATGGAGTCCCGGAGCTTCTTGCGGAGGCCGGCCACGACGGAGCTGCGGGTGCGGTCGGTGGAGCTCCCGGGCCCGCA contains the following coding sequences:
- the LOC135640859 gene encoding syntaxin-121-like — translated: MNNLFSSASWKRDVESGGGGTGDVEMGTGAAAGGANLDRFFEDVEAIKDELREVERLHRSLHEANEAGKTLHEASAVRELRGRMDADVALALKKAKLIKLRLESLDRANAANRAVPGCGPGSSTDRTRSSVVAGLRKKLRDSMEAFAELRRRIAAEYRETVGRRYYTVTGESPDEATVDALVATGEGERFLQRAIEEQGRGRVLDVVAEIQERHGAVAELERSLLELQQVFMDMAVLVEAQGQQLDDIESNVGRAQSFVRHGTDNLTTARVYQKNTRKWTCIAIILLLIIILIIVLPTVLSLTKK
- the LOC103989549 gene encoding outer envelope protein 39, chloroplastic isoform X1, encoding MGAQKSIHARNAKIDFNVDLTQKLCGALLFPHIRQSSNPFSQVIARLSIKHPNLFGRNEKLDVLWDKGIDDFNILIAFRRPRPDWLSQQSFTIQHSVAPEIAVHGLPVDHFTRSGSGGVNLSRSSVGVDFSEPSTSHWSSKTSIKFEHVRPLNNDGHTINRDMDGFPITSSGRSYDNMIVLKQESQYAIANDDRFTKFNFQMEQGLPLLSKWLIFNRFKIVASKGFKLGSTFLVTSLTGGSIVGDMAPYQAFALGGIGSVRGYGEGAVGSGRTCLVANGEFTIPVTKELEGAIFMDCGTDLGSARYVPGNPALRQGKPGFGVGLGYGVRFNSHLGQIRVDYAINAFQRKTLYFGINGVGS
- the LOC103989549 gene encoding outer envelope protein 39, chloroplastic isoform X2; translation: MVSSPAAALLLPSPVFFPAKNATAKIDFNVDLTQKLCGALLFPHIRQSSNPFSQVIARLSIKHPNLFGRNEKLDVLWDKGIDDFNILIAFRRPRPDWLSQQSFTIQHSVAPEIAVHGLPVDHFTRSGSGGVNLSRSSVGVDFSEPSTSHWSSKTSIKFEHVRPLNNDGHTINRDMDGFPITSSGRSYDNMIVLKQESQYAIANDDRFTKFNFQMEQGLPLLSKWLIFNRFKIVASKGFKLGSTFLVTSLTGGSIVGDMAPYQAFALGGIGSVRGYGEGAVGSGRTCLVANGEFTIPVTKELEGAIFMDCGTDLGSARYVPGNPALRQGKPGFGVGLGYGVRFNSHLGQIRVDYAINAFQRKTLYFGINGVGS